From a region of the Aeoliella mucimassa genome:
- a CDS encoding IS5 family transposase produces the protein MATKEKRTYKVTNWKEYNKSLIERGNITIWFSDEALENWEHPNDQTKVGRPFVFSDTAIECLLTIRELLKLPYRQTEGFGRSLVAMLGVEAAIPNYSSLAKRASKLNVSLDIANKRGDIDIVVDSTGMKVFGEGEWKMRTHGKSKRRTWRKLHLSVNPDTREIVAEILTENSCHDADAVPEMLEQVEQPVKKFHGDGSYDKWKVYEGLESEGIEPVIPPQHNAKIKQHGNSAEEPLPRDEAIRQIRRKGRRSWKEEVGYHRRSLAETTMYRVKQSFGSHLKNRVFENQQTEARLRCKIINQFTQLGLPQFEWS, from the coding sequence ATGGCTACGAAAGAAAAACGAACCTACAAAGTCACGAACTGGAAGGAGTATAACAAGTCGCTCATCGAGCGTGGAAACATCACTATTTGGTTTAGCGACGAGGCGTTGGAGAACTGGGAACATCCTAACGACCAGACAAAAGTCGGTCGCCCTTTTGTCTTCAGCGATACGGCGATCGAGTGCTTGCTGACGATTCGCGAACTGCTGAAACTTCCCTATCGGCAGACTGAGGGATTCGGCCGCTCGCTGGTGGCGATGTTGGGCGTCGAGGCAGCGATTCCCAATTATTCTTCGCTCGCCAAGCGAGCCAGCAAGCTGAATGTTTCGCTCGATATCGCTAACAAGAGGGGCGACATCGATATCGTGGTGGATAGCACCGGCATGAAAGTGTTTGGCGAGGGCGAATGGAAGATGCGGACGCATGGCAAGTCGAAGCGGCGGACATGGCGGAAGCTGCATTTGTCGGTGAATCCTGACACCCGCGAGATTGTGGCGGAGATTTTGACCGAGAACAGTTGCCACGATGCCGATGCGGTTCCCGAAATGCTGGAGCAGGTGGAGCAGCCCGTAAAAAAGTTTCACGGCGACGGTAGTTACGACAAGTGGAAGGTTTATGAAGGGCTGGAATCCGAAGGCATTGAGCCGGTGATTCCGCCGCAGCACAACGCCAAGATCAAACAACATGGCAACTCTGCGGAGGAGCCTTTGCCCCGGGACGAGGCAATTCGTCAGATTCGACGCAAGGGGCGTAGGAGTTGGAAAGAGGAAGTGGGCTATCATCGTAGAAGCTTGGCGGAAACGACCATGTACCGAGTGAAACAAAGCTTTGGGAGCCATCTCAAAAACCGAGTATTCGAAAACCAACAAACGGAAGCCCGCTTGCGCTGTAAAATCATCAATCAATTCACCCAACTCGGGCTTCCACAGTTCGAGTGGAGTTAG
- a CDS encoding PEP-CTERM sorting domain-containing protein, which yields MNYGRFSALLAAVAAMAIANQASAAVIDDFSSDSSGDYIQSLVLDQNATGDTVLDIAGGVARVTKSAGTEAEQNVFLRSDYGIAVGETLRVDVNVPAVGGNQDFGIAIATTDDPADAVWTSGTADARQGILYSYVKAGSGQVRTDGYDAATGAGLGNFSADVDVTTVTGLYITRTGPLMFDAGYTTASGDALINSYLVDSADFGSAVGFYSDMRAVATLGEFDNLRVVPEPSTLLLAGLGLAGLAVARRRK from the coding sequence ATGAACTACGGGAGATTTTCTGCTCTGCTGGCGGCCGTGGCTGCCATGGCCATCGCCAACCAGGCGTCGGCCGCGGTTATCGATGACTTTTCCAGCGACTCATCAGGCGACTACATCCAGTCGTTGGTCCTTGATCAGAACGCGACCGGCGATACGGTGCTCGACATCGCCGGTGGGGTGGCTCGTGTTACCAAGTCGGCTGGTACCGAGGCCGAACAAAACGTATTTCTTCGCAGCGATTACGGTATCGCCGTTGGAGAAACCCTGCGTGTCGACGTCAACGTGCCCGCGGTGGGTGGCAACCAGGATTTTGGCATCGCGATCGCCACGACCGATGATCCGGCCGATGCGGTCTGGACCTCCGGCACCGCCGACGCCCGCCAAGGCATCCTCTATTCCTATGTGAAGGCTGGTTCGGGGCAAGTTCGCACCGACGGGTACGACGCAGCCACCGGCGCGGGCCTTGGCAACTTCTCGGCTGATGTCGACGTGACCACCGTCACCGGGCTGTACATCACCCGCACCGGTCCACTGATGTTCGACGCAGGCTACACAACCGCCTCCGGCGACGCGCTCATCAACAGCTACCTGGTCGACTCGGCCGACTTCGGCTCCGCGGTTGGCTTCTATAGCGACATGCGTGCGGTAGCAACACTCGGCGAGTTCGACAACCTGCGGGTGGTGCCCGAGCCATCGACGTTGTTGCTCGCTGGTTTAGGCCTGGCTGGTCTGGCAGTGGCCCGCCGCCGCAAGTAA
- a CDS encoding IS630 family transposase, translating into MPKLNDEFCERMEDVLEQYEKPLDPNEPVVCLDEQPYQRVDDARPPEPAAPGKIAKQDYEYRRCGTCSVFVAVEPKAGKRFVQAKRHRKRADFARFVRDLLKRYPDAERVHLVMDNLNTHNEKSLIETFGEEAARPMLERIVWHFTPKHASWLNMAEIEISAIQRQCLGRRLASLDKVQSELSHCSRDRNRKKIKINWTFHRKDAKRVFPELYRK; encoded by the coding sequence GTGCCCAAGCTGAACGACGAGTTCTGTGAGCGGATGGAGGACGTCCTCGAGCAGTACGAGAAGCCGCTCGACCCGAACGAGCCGGTCGTCTGCCTCGACGAGCAGCCCTATCAGAGGGTCGACGACGCGCGGCCGCCCGAGCCCGCGGCACCCGGCAAGATCGCGAAGCAGGACTACGAGTACCGCCGCTGCGGAACCTGCAGCGTGTTCGTGGCGGTCGAGCCGAAGGCGGGCAAGCGATTCGTTCAGGCCAAGCGTCACCGCAAGCGAGCCGACTTCGCCCGGTTCGTCCGCGACCTCTTGAAGCGCTATCCCGACGCAGAGCGGGTTCATCTGGTGATGGACAACCTCAACACGCACAACGAGAAGTCGTTGATCGAAACCTTTGGCGAGGAGGCGGCTCGGCCAATGCTGGAGCGGATTGTGTGGCATTTTACCCCCAAGCATGCCAGTTGGCTCAACATGGCCGAGATCGAAATCTCGGCCATACAGCGACAATGCCTGGGACGTCGGTTGGCTTCGCTCGACAAGGTTCAAAGCGAACTCTCCCACTGTTCACGCGACCGCAATCGGAAGAAAATCAAAATCAATTGGACCTTCCATCGAAAAGACGCCAAACGCGTCTTCCCTGAACTCTATAGGAAATGA
- a CDS encoding PEP-CTERM sorting domain-containing protein has protein sequence MRRYESPIAKKAKLLASATRLIAVPVLFVLFPTTSIAGELLNTNGFESYDLGQLKNQLEGPTLWLSAGNGGGSAEVANSIGVDSTKAVRIERQADSYDWWSVPFTGSGLPNARFVMIDWDMKVLPTNANQGVYGPFFGVEVYDEGIYPNFPGLLATFGVDATTRDVVYQDAISFVETGYTVDDAWHHFQLQLDYQTNTYDISVNQLRLNESPIGFIDGPSTSFGDADIAAYEAATDLPSLEQPGTAYIDNFRIRESNLLPGDFNADGSVDLADYTVWRDHLGAADELAIANAGDGLLGVDTNDYLLWKSNFGTTLTAGSLHSVTVPEPSAICLLGLSIVGFWLVRR, from the coding sequence ATGCGACGCTACGAGAGCCCTATCGCAAAAAAAGCCAAGTTGCTAGCTTCCGCCACGCGGCTGATTGCCGTCCCGGTGCTCTTCGTGCTGTTTCCAACCACCAGCATTGCCGGCGAGCTACTCAACACCAATGGATTCGAGAGCTACGACCTGGGCCAGTTGAAGAATCAACTCGAAGGCCCCACGCTTTGGCTCTCTGCCGGCAATGGTGGCGGCTCCGCCGAGGTGGCTAACTCCATCGGAGTCGACAGCACCAAAGCCGTGCGGATCGAGCGTCAGGCCGATTCGTACGACTGGTGGTCGGTCCCCTTCACCGGCAGCGGACTGCCGAATGCCCGATTCGTGATGATCGATTGGGACATGAAGGTGCTCCCGACCAACGCGAACCAAGGCGTGTATGGCCCATTCTTTGGTGTCGAGGTGTACGACGAGGGCATCTACCCCAACTTTCCTGGCCTACTCGCCACGTTTGGAGTCGACGCAACCACCCGGGACGTGGTGTACCAAGATGCCATTTCTTTCGTCGAAACCGGCTACACGGTCGACGATGCCTGGCACCACTTTCAGCTGCAACTCGATTACCAAACAAACACTTACGACATCTCCGTCAACCAACTCCGGCTGAACGAGTCGCCGATCGGCTTTATCGATGGGCCTTCCACCAGTTTTGGCGACGCAGACATCGCCGCCTACGAAGCTGCCACCGACCTGCCCTCCCTGGAACAACCCGGGACCGCTTACATCGACAACTTCAGGATTCGCGAATCGAATCTGCTGCCGGGCGATTTCAACGCCGATGGCTCGGTCGACCTGGCCGATTACACCGTATGGCGAGATCATCTTGGGGCTGCCGACGAGTTAGCCATCGCCAACGCTGGCGACGGACTTCTGGGAGTCGATACCAACGACTACCTGCTCTGGAAAAGCAACTTCGGCACTACACTCACCGCCGGTTCGCTCCATTCGGTCACCGTGCCCGAGCCGAGTGCCATTTGCTTGTTGGGACTCTCGATCGTTGGTTTTTGGCTCGTTCGTCGCTAG
- a CDS encoding PQQ-binding-like beta-propeller repeat protein, translated as MLALLMVVSTAMADEWPRFRGPNGAGIAPALAIPDRWTPDDFAWQVDLAGSGHGSPVVHGDQLFVTSGSESGQVYLEAYAVDSGKRTWQQSLGGAPFRKHQLNAVASSTPAVDDKQVYVTYYRPGHVQLAAYTHAGKPVWEIDLGEFTCQHGFSASPIVIDDLVCLQGDNPKQGYLAAFDCSTGKQRWQATRDTGKEAYSTPATMTLANDKQVIVNSSQVEGITVIDPATGDKLWQPPQGFPERTVGSPVVAGDVVLAACGSGGGGKLMTACRITPTGCEQLYTLTKNIPYVPTGVAMGDLLFLIHDRGTMSCIDLSTQETLWVKRLGGGYYCSPILLGDRILCVSMEGEAIMLSAGREFQVLGRTDLGEGTEATPAVADGRLFIRTSSKLFCVAE; from the coding sequence ATGCTGGCTTTGCTCATGGTGGTCTCGACCGCGATGGCCGACGAGTGGCCGCGGTTCCGGGGACCCAACGGGGCTGGCATCGCCCCCGCGCTGGCGATTCCCGATCGTTGGACTCCGGACGACTTCGCTTGGCAAGTCGATCTGGCCGGCTCCGGGCATGGCTCGCCGGTGGTGCATGGTGACCAGCTTTTCGTCACCAGCGGCTCTGAGAGCGGGCAGGTGTACCTCGAAGCCTACGCTGTTGACTCCGGCAAACGCACCTGGCAGCAGTCGCTCGGCGGGGCTCCGTTCCGCAAGCATCAGCTCAACGCAGTGGCTTCGAGCACGCCGGCCGTGGACGACAAGCAGGTGTACGTCACTTACTACCGGCCCGGGCACGTGCAACTGGCCGCCTACACCCACGCGGGCAAGCCGGTGTGGGAGATCGACCTCGGCGAGTTTACCTGCCAGCACGGCTTCTCGGCATCGCCGATTGTGATCGACGACTTGGTCTGCCTGCAGGGCGACAACCCCAAGCAAGGCTACCTGGCGGCTTTCGACTGCAGCACTGGCAAGCAGCGCTGGCAAGCGACTCGCGACACCGGCAAAGAGGCCTACTCCACTCCGGCGACGATGACACTGGCTAACGACAAGCAGGTAATCGTCAACTCGTCGCAGGTCGAAGGGATTACCGTGATCGACCCCGCGACCGGCGACAAGCTGTGGCAGCCGCCGCAGGGGTTTCCCGAACGTACGGTCGGCTCGCCGGTTGTCGCAGGCGATGTGGTGCTCGCCGCATGCGGCAGCGGCGGCGGGGGTAAGCTGATGACCGCATGCCGTATCACCCCGACCGGCTGCGAGCAGCTCTACACACTTACTAAGAATATTCCGTACGTACCGACCGGCGTGGCCATGGGGGATTTGCTGTTTTTGATTCACGATCGTGGCACCATGAGTTGCATCGATCTCTCCACGCAAGAGACCTTGTGGGTCAAGCGATTGGGAGGCGGTTATTATTGTTCGCCGATTCTGCTCGGCGATCGTATACTGTGTGTCTCGATGGAAGGCGAAGCGATCATGCTTTCGGCCGGCCGCGAGTTCCAAGTGCTCGGCCGAACCGACTTGGGCGAAGGTACCGAAGCCACGCCGGCCGTGGCCGATGGGCGATTGTTCATTCGCACCAGCTCCAAGCTGTTTTGCGTCGCCGAGTAG
- a CDS encoding helix-turn-helix domain-containing protein: MKKHIVCLDHQARGGLEQLARSGARAAQVVRRCQILLKSDSGCTDEEIAEHVGCTTRNVRAVRKRFCEEGVQRAVYDAPRSGRPPEFTKRQQQQVIALACSEPPEGRARWTLELLCEHAVKEGFVDSLSVTEVSLWLKEHDLKPWRKKLGACPS, translated from the coding sequence ATGAAAAAGCACATTGTTTGCCTGGACCACCAGGCCCGTGGAGGTTTGGAGCAGCTAGCACGCTCAGGCGCCCGCGCGGCGCAAGTGGTGCGTCGCTGCCAGATATTATTGAAATCGGACTCGGGATGCACCGACGAAGAGATCGCCGAGCATGTGGGCTGCACGACGCGCAACGTCCGAGCCGTCCGAAAGCGGTTCTGCGAAGAGGGCGTCCAGCGGGCGGTGTACGATGCGCCTCGCTCGGGCCGCCCCCCAGAGTTCACCAAGCGGCAGCAGCAACAGGTAATCGCCCTGGCGTGCAGCGAGCCGCCCGAGGGACGGGCTCGCTGGACGCTGGAATTGTTGTGCGAGCACGCGGTGAAGGAAGGCTTCGTCGATTCGCTCAGCGTGACGGAGGTCTCGCTGTGGCTCAAGGAACACGACCTGAAGCCGTGGCGAAAAAAACTTGGTGCGTGCCCAAGCTGA
- a CDS encoding phenylacetate--CoA ligase family protein: MANTNEHRRALQRLDRPALEAHQLNRLNQLLDTVLPHNKFYACKLASSPTQLDSLDQLAELPFTTKDELLPKGEPPLMPANLTWSLDRYIRFHQTSGTRGRPLPVVDTEEDWQWWLECWQYVLDVAEVTADDRAMLAFSFGPFIGFWTAFGALRCRGALAAPGGGMSTLARIDLMERLKTTVLCCTPTYALHMAEVAEQNQISLARLAVRKIVVAGEPGGSMPAIRQRIESSWDAKLVDHAGASEIGAWGYGDLEGRGLRIVESEFIAEFLSVDTGEPAESGELSHLVLTTLGRAGSPLIRYRTGDIVRPVWNPDGVDNFVFLQGGVLGRNDDMLVIRGVNIYPTSIEQILRSFPEVVEYRLTARKRGQLDMVTIEVEDRMEETDRIAAELQKQLGLSIDVRLVPPMTLPRFEGKGRRFVDERQVSQAE; encoded by the coding sequence ATGGCAAACACTAACGAACATCGTCGAGCCCTGCAGCGGCTCGACCGCCCGGCGCTCGAAGCCCATCAGTTGAACCGTCTCAATCAACTGCTCGATACAGTGCTGCCGCACAATAAGTTTTACGCTTGCAAGCTGGCCAGCTCGCCGACGCAGCTCGACAGCCTGGATCAGCTGGCCGAGTTGCCTTTCACGACCAAGGACGAGCTGCTGCCCAAGGGCGAGCCACCCTTGATGCCGGCCAACCTTACCTGGTCGCTCGATCGCTACATCCGCTTCCACCAAACCAGCGGCACCCGTGGGCGGCCGTTGCCGGTGGTCGACACCGAGGAGGACTGGCAGTGGTGGCTCGAGTGTTGGCAGTACGTGCTCGACGTTGCCGAAGTTACTGCTGACGATCGTGCCATGCTCGCTTTTTCCTTCGGTCCTTTCATTGGATTCTGGACTGCGTTCGGTGCGCTGCGTTGTCGCGGAGCGCTCGCCGCACCCGGCGGCGGCATGAGCACTCTTGCTCGCATCGACCTGATGGAGCGGCTCAAGACCACCGTGCTCTGCTGCACGCCGACCTATGCACTGCACATGGCCGAGGTTGCCGAGCAAAACCAGATCTCGCTTGCCCGCTTGGCGGTTCGCAAAATCGTCGTGGCCGGCGAGCCCGGCGGGTCGATGCCGGCCATTCGCCAGCGCATCGAGTCGAGCTGGGACGCCAAACTCGTCGACCACGCTGGAGCCAGCGAGATCGGCGCCTGGGGCTACGGCGATCTTGAAGGTCGAGGGCTCCGAATCGTCGAATCGGAGTTCATTGCCGAGTTCCTGAGCGTCGACACTGGCGAGCCAGCCGAGTCGGGCGAGCTGTCGCACTTGGTGCTCACCACGTTGGGTCGGGCAGGCTCGCCGCTTATTCGCTACCGAACCGGCGACATCGTCCGCCCGGTCTGGAACCCCGACGGCGTCGACAACTTCGTGTTCCTCCAAGGCGGAGTCCTCGGCCGCAACGACGACATGCTCGTCATCCGCGGCGTCAACATCTACCCGACCAGCATCGAGCAAATCCTCCGCAGCTTCCCCGAAGTGGTCGAGTACCGACTGACCGCCCGCAAGCGAGGGCAGCTCGACATGGTCACCATCGAAGTCGAAGACCGGATGGAGGAAACCGACCGCATCGCCGCGGAGCTGCAGAAGCAACTCGGGCTATCGATCGACGTGCGACTCGTCCCGCCGATGACGCTGCCGAGGTTCGAAGGCAAAGGCCGGCGATTTGTCGACGAGCGCCAAGTGAGCCAAGCCGAGTAG
- a CDS encoding serine/threonine-protein kinase, which yields MNSEQLTNDESEPEDSPAFAHLVERLDSLWFEERREAAAELPNLVGRRCGGYTIRNVIGRGSFGVVYRASDDQLQRYVALKSPRPEVLLDPERFQRFHSEAATAARLDHPAIVPGYEANLSGPTPYIVSALCTGPDLCRWLADREVPATAEDAARLVADLAGAVHYAHGKGILHRDLKPSNILLEPLASYNDGKQLAEFQPKLTDFGLAKIAEAGLQDTRSSLLVGTPLYMAPEQLSSDAKRVSAATDVYALGAVLYELLTLRPPFEGSSYVEVLDKLHSGSPRPLRAERPEVSVDLETICAKCLEKDPANRYATAAELAEDLSRFLAGKPIHAHPVNWRDRFSRWVRQPERIRNAGVTTVWFQALSSVWMWLIAGASIAISSIEIDGVRTAIDSLIATLSFNTPLFVLGWLVMRGNRWAFVPAALLSCAELVVAVHAATDQGLLFAHAYPTLTSKLASYTMLIMGSALQFIMYALAVPAWLRERRAGVVTAISPSIGK from the coding sequence ATGAATTCTGAACAACTTACCAACGACGAAAGTGAGCCCGAGGACTCGCCAGCGTTCGCCCATCTGGTCGAGCGACTAGACAGTCTGTGGTTTGAAGAACGACGCGAGGCTGCCGCCGAGCTGCCGAACTTGGTTGGCCGCCGCTGTGGAGGTTACACCATCCGCAACGTCATCGGACGCGGGTCGTTTGGCGTCGTGTATCGGGCCAGCGATGATCAGCTGCAGCGGTACGTCGCCTTGAAGTCCCCGCGCCCCGAAGTACTGCTCGATCCAGAACGCTTTCAGCGATTCCATAGCGAAGCGGCAACGGCAGCCCGGCTCGACCACCCAGCGATCGTGCCGGGCTACGAAGCCAACCTGAGCGGTCCCACCCCCTACATCGTCTCGGCACTGTGCACCGGGCCGGATCTGTGTCGGTGGCTTGCAGACCGCGAGGTCCCGGCCACGGCGGAAGACGCGGCTCGGCTGGTCGCCGACTTGGCCGGGGCGGTTCACTACGCCCACGGCAAAGGAATCCTGCACCGCGACCTGAAGCCTAGTAATATATTGTTGGAGCCACTCGCTTCGTACAACGACGGAAAGCAACTCGCGGAGTTCCAGCCGAAACTAACAGACTTTGGGTTGGCGAAAATCGCCGAAGCGGGGCTGCAAGACACGCGGTCGAGCTTACTGGTGGGAACACCGCTTTACATGGCGCCCGAGCAACTCTCAAGCGACGCGAAGCGAGTCTCTGCTGCGACCGATGTTTATGCCCTCGGGGCGGTGTTGTACGAGCTGTTAACGCTCCGCCCCCCCTTTGAGGGATCGAGCTACGTCGAAGTGCTCGACAAACTCCACAGCGGTTCCCCCCGCCCCCTGCGTGCGGAGCGGCCCGAAGTCAGCGTTGACCTTGAGACGATCTGCGCTAAATGCCTGGAGAAAGACCCCGCCAACCGCTACGCTACGGCCGCAGAGCTAGCCGAAGACCTCAGTCGATTCCTCGCGGGCAAGCCGATCCACGCCCATCCCGTCAACTGGCGCGACCGGTTTTCACGCTGGGTTCGCCAGCCCGAACGGATTCGAAACGCTGGGGTCACCACGGTCTGGTTCCAGGCACTAAGCTCGGTCTGGATGTGGCTGATCGCCGGAGCGTCGATCGCCATCAGTTCCATCGAGATCGACGGGGTGAGGACGGCCATCGACTCGCTGATTGCGACACTGTCGTTCAATACGCCGCTGTTCGTATTGGGTTGGCTCGTTATGCGTGGAAATCGGTGGGCGTTCGTCCCGGCGGCGCTGCTGAGTTGCGCCGAACTGGTAGTTGCGGTTCACGCGGCGACGGACCAGGGCCTGCTCTTCGCCCACGCTTATCCCACGCTCACATCGAAACTGGCGTCGTACACCATGCTGATCATGGGAAGCGCTCTGCAGTTCATCATGTATGCCTTGGCGGTACCAGCCTGGCTACGCGAGCGGAGAGCGGGCGTCGTCACGGCGATTTCTCCCTCGATTGGCAAGTGA
- a CDS encoding sigma-70 family RNA polymerase sigma factor, producing MKSPSTDPPVDEWSALLAQAREGDSNALGEICERLRDYLLLMAAGDLGADLTPKLGASDIVQETMLEACRDFDAFRGTSEAEYRKWIRRLLDRNLIDAARGYRDAQRRQTSREVPLDQQGLRTGIVASDKSASSLFRRGESDEELLRAIGRLPPNQRQVIELRHRQGFSYAEIAAELGTTVVAARKAWSRAVAALAKELTNVDEF from the coding sequence ATGAAGAGCCCTTCCACCGATCCCCCTGTTGATGAGTGGTCCGCGCTGCTGGCGCAGGCCCGCGAAGGAGATTCCAACGCCCTCGGGGAGATCTGCGAGCGGCTCCGCGACTACCTCTTGTTGATGGCCGCCGGCGACTTAGGCGCCGACCTGACGCCTAAACTAGGTGCCTCGGACATCGTGCAAGAGACCATGCTCGAGGCGTGCCGTGATTTCGATGCGTTTCGGGGAACGAGCGAGGCCGAGTACCGCAAGTGGATTCGACGACTGCTGGACCGCAACCTGATCGACGCCGCGCGGGGGTATCGCGATGCGCAACGACGGCAGACGTCCCGAGAGGTTCCCCTCGATCAGCAGGGGCTCCGAACAGGTATAGTAGCTAGCGACAAATCCGCCAGCAGTCTCTTCCGTCGTGGTGAGTCCGACGAAGAGTTGCTACGGGCTATTGGTCGCCTGCCGCCAAATCAGCGACAGGTAATCGAGCTGCGGCATCGGCAAGGGTTCTCCTACGCAGAGATCGCCGCCGAGCTAGGCACGACCGTCGTTGCGGCTCGGAAGGCGTGGTCGCGGGCTGTTGCCGCCCTGGCCAAGGAACTTACCAACGTCGATGAATTCTGA
- a CDS encoding Ig-like domain-containing protein encodes MFSLVPSEVIVNGGGTLQVQITGVEPDADYAVQVAAESAAGPFSVGNYQLTVSFSATSANLQSMASGTVGDSVEQTEQTLYVGRPQLFHFVLETGESTTTTPTAILATIEDDQGQAVLSVAALTGQTRSESAVLLAPGTYTARFRPISLATTDLPAISYNLLGTGLSDPFVGDPSDPTGNPFQCPDNPDLFCYPGVPEPKSNLYMWDSAIESLTNAPPNLSLNELADLLMGNWWSWYWPQASCNEPPLTMNDTFHALPTTSAVPQHLVSTRSVLENDVPAPGEAVVALVDTNVQHGTLTFNLDGTFDYAPEQGYVGTDQFTYTAYNFQSTSAPATVTLVVQLPGDYDNSGLVDENDYSLWKSEFGTTNLFADGNGDGIVNLADYTVWRDNLGASMPTPPALEALSLDATPVAPPVLVRRPGSHFL; translated from the coding sequence ATGTTTTCACTCGTCCCCTCCGAAGTGATCGTCAATGGAGGAGGTACCCTACAAGTACAGATCACCGGTGTCGAACCCGATGCCGACTATGCGGTTCAAGTCGCCGCTGAATCAGCGGCCGGCCCCTTCTCGGTAGGTAACTACCAGCTGACAGTTTCGTTCTCGGCAACTTCCGCTAACTTGCAGTCGATGGCAAGCGGAACCGTTGGTGATTCCGTGGAGCAAACCGAGCAAACGCTCTATGTTGGTCGACCTCAGCTATTTCACTTTGTGTTGGAAACTGGCGAGTCGACCACGACCACTCCAACTGCCATTCTCGCAACCATCGAAGACGATCAAGGGCAGGCGGTGTTGAGCGTCGCTGCTTTAACCGGGCAAACACGTAGCGAGTCGGCCGTGCTGCTCGCCCCTGGCACTTATACAGCGAGGTTCCGTCCGATTTCGCTGGCAACCACTGATCTGCCCGCCATTTCTTACAACCTGCTCGGCACCGGGTTGTCGGATCCCTTTGTGGGCGACCCGAGCGATCCCACGGGCAATCCGTTTCAGTGCCCCGACAACCCCGATTTATTCTGCTATCCAGGAGTACCGGAGCCGAAATCCAATCTCTACATGTGGGATAGCGCGATTGAGTCGCTCACCAACGCCCCGCCGAATCTTTCGCTCAATGAGTTGGCAGACTTGCTGATGGGCAATTGGTGGAGCTGGTACTGGCCTCAAGCGAGTTGCAACGAACCGCCGCTAACCATGAACGACACGTTCCATGCGTTGCCGACCACATCCGCAGTCCCTCAGCATCTGGTGTCGACTCGGAGTGTACTCGAGAACGACGTTCCAGCGCCGGGCGAAGCGGTGGTAGCATTAGTCGACACCAATGTGCAGCATGGGACGTTGACCTTCAACCTGGATGGCACGTTTGATTACGCGCCTGAACAGGGATACGTCGGCACCGATCAGTTCACGTACACCGCTTACAACTTTCAATCGACCTCAGCCCCTGCGACGGTTACTCTCGTGGTGCAACTGCCAGGCGATTACGACAACAGCGGCCTCGTCGACGAGAACGACTACTCGCTCTGGAAATCGGAATTCGGTACCACCAATCTATTTGCCGACGGCAACGGCGATGGCATCGTCAACCTGGCCGACTACACCGTATGGCGCGACAACCTGGGTGCCAGCATGCCGACTCCACCAGCCCTAGAGGCCTTGAGTTTAGATGCCACGCCGGTGGCGCCCCCCGTACTAGTACGTCGTCCCGGAAGTCATTTCCTATAG